The sequence ACCAGCAGCCCCCCAAGCCATGAGGACAGGGCCAAGCCCAGGCAGACTCGGGGCCTCATGAGCAGGGGATAATGGAGTGGGCGGCAGATGGCCAcgtagcggtcataggccatggaCACCAGGAGGGTGCACTCCATGCAGGTGAGGGAAATGAAGAAGACGAGCTGGGTCATGCAGGCTGTGAAGGGCACATGGCAGGGACCGGTCCGCAGCCCCACGAGCAGGCTGGGCACGGTCACTGACACGTAGCACATCTCCAGGCAGCTGAGGTTGcccaggaagaagtacatgggctTGCAGAGCTCGCTGTGACTGCACACGAGGTAGATGACGAGCGTGTTCTCCAGGAG comes from Mustela nigripes isolate SB6536 unplaced genomic scaffold, MUSNIG.SB6536 HiC_scaffold_1948, whole genome shotgun sequence and encodes:
- the LOC132008892 gene encoding olfactory receptor 6Z7-like — its product is MERSLETGNMNRVGEFVLLGLSTRADIRDVLFAVFLSLYTLTLLENTLVIYLVCSHSELCKPMYFFLGNLSCLEMCYVSVTVPSLLVGLRTGPCHVPFTACMTQLVFFISLTCMECTLLVSMAYDRYVAICRPLHYPLLMRPRVCLGLALSSWLGGL